Proteins from a genomic interval of Youhaiella tibetensis:
- a CDS encoding c-type cytochrome translates to MPLPNRLIAGLAALIAGTALQGSAIAADGHFTAEQAARGQTQYNSNCGSCHGMQLEGGVGPTLKGVDFLGNWGTAGGIYDYFSVAMPPTAPGKLGEDVYVDILAYILSVNGLAAGSEEMTADASVMNAINLTEAAAANAGAASAQTATTAEVQFEGPVPQAFTFGKSLPTKQPDGSVQDVVSGSAAANP, encoded by the coding sequence TTGCCACTCCCCAACAGACTGATCGCAGGCCTGGCGGCGCTGATTGCCGGAACGGCCCTGCAAGGAAGCGCCATCGCAGCCGATGGCCATTTCACGGCCGAGCAGGCGGCGCGCGGCCAGACCCAGTACAACTCCAATTGCGGTTCCTGCCATGGCATGCAGCTGGAAGGCGGCGTGGGACCGACGCTCAAGGGCGTCGACTTCCTGGGCAACTGGGGCACCGCCGGCGGCATCTACGACTACTTCTCGGTCGCCATGCCTCCGACCGCCCCCGGCAAGCTCGGGGAAGACGTCTATGTCGATATCCTCGCCTACATCCTGAGCGTCAACGGCCTGGCCGCCGGCAGCGAGGAGATGACCGCCGACGCCTCGGTGATGAACGCCATCAACCTGACTGAAGCGGCGGCAGCCAACGCCGGTGCAGCGTCCGCTCAGACCGCCACGACCGCCGAAGTCCAGTTCGAGGGTCCGGTTCCACAGGCCTTCACCTTCGGCAAGTCGCTGCCCACCAAGCAGCCCGACGGGTCCGTCCAGGACGTCGTTTCCGGCAGCGCCGCTGCCAATCCGTGA
- a CDS encoding glycosyltransferase family 8 protein yields the protein MPQDTTRNDAIHVALTFDDKYWAPAYATMRSIAIVSQRRASIVFHLLHFGLSDDHRKDLEYITDEFGSKIVFYDLLKNQDILDRIAQLPTVKYKHLHAIVYIRLFLDKIIDQEAKRLIYLDCDMMVREPIEQLAYMDLEGHPIAAAVDPYRTGFQTGRDFLPKSYFDTTDYYFNAGLMVIDRDAFAATDVVPTVLRKVTEAEFQGLYYDQDMLNIAFRNNWKQLSPMWNLQNPSWPHEALDPHLIHYTGTNKPWYLFSRTAFKRNYRHIMRNEYFYRFLRERLVRRYAFLKPFISTRRPETEPPARWS from the coding sequence ATGCCCCAGGACACGACGCGCAACGACGCCATTCACGTCGCTCTCACTTTTGACGACAAATATTGGGCACCAGCCTATGCAACGATGCGATCCATCGCCATCGTTAGTCAGCGACGCGCAAGCATCGTCTTTCACCTGCTTCATTTTGGCCTCTCGGACGACCACCGCAAAGATCTCGAGTACATTACCGATGAATTTGGCTCAAAGATCGTTTTCTACGATCTTCTAAAAAATCAAGACATTCTGGATCGAATAGCGCAGCTTCCAACTGTTAAGTACAAACATCTGCACGCTATCGTCTATATTCGACTTTTCCTCGACAAGATCATCGACCAAGAGGCAAAGAGGCTCATATACCTGGACTGCGATATGATGGTCCGGGAACCCATTGAGCAGCTGGCGTACATGGATCTGGAAGGTCATCCTATTGCGGCCGCCGTAGATCCGTATCGTACTGGATTTCAAACAGGGCGGGATTTCCTGCCCAAGTCGTACTTCGACACGACAGACTATTACTTCAATGCTGGACTGATGGTGATCGACCGGGATGCATTCGCCGCGACGGATGTCGTGCCGACCGTTCTGCGCAAAGTCACTGAAGCCGAGTTCCAGGGGCTCTATTACGATCAGGACATGCTGAACATCGCTTTCAGAAACAACTGGAAGCAACTTAGCCCGATGTGGAACCTGCAAAATCCTTCGTGGCCTCATGAGGCCCTGGATCCGCATTTGATCCACTACACGGGGACTAACAAACCCTGGTATCTTTTTTCGCGTACGGCCTTCAAGCGCAACTATCGCCACATAATGCGAAACGAGTATTTCTACCGCTTCCTGCGCGAACGGTTGGTGCGCCGATACGCTTTCCTCAAACCGTTCATCAGCACCAGGCGCCCCGAGACTGAGCCTCCTGCGCGCTGGTCTTGA
- a CDS encoding ABC transporter substrate-binding protein — protein sequence MLRKFVGVLAALSGLAATPVLADNTKVTFMLDFISLGRHAPWYVALDKGYFAEEGLDVEILPSKGTADAIRGVVTGLAPIGLIDVPSLVASGAAGGDVKIVAGAYVEAPYCVYSLNPGANVTQPSQLEGLKFGSSSASFLPQIWRAIMNMNGLDASKLEIVNVDASARVPMLAAGQIEGVDQFLMSGPAIKRAAPDKEPVCLFAPDLGLDIYSNSIGVNKTFLESNPDAVKGFVRAAMKGWQYTMAHRDEARDIMVKAVPSLDPGIVREEIDLLEKIAINDDVKANGFGHILPEKMAATFDFMNNNVEIYGDKLKAEDTYVPGFLPEPGILPEAN from the coding sequence ATGCTGCGCAAATTCGTAGGGGTGCTTGCGGCACTCTCCGGCCTGGCGGCCACGCCGGTCCTCGCCGACAACACCAAAGTTACTTTCATGCTCGACTTCATCAGCCTGGGTCGCCACGCGCCCTGGTATGTCGCGCTGGACAAGGGTTATTTCGCCGAGGAAGGCCTGGATGTCGAAATCCTGCCGTCCAAGGGCACTGCTGACGCCATTCGCGGCGTGGTGACGGGTCTGGCCCCGATCGGTCTCATCGACGTGCCGAGCCTGGTCGCTTCGGGCGCCGCCGGCGGCGACGTCAAGATCGTGGCCGGCGCCTATGTCGAGGCACCTTACTGCGTCTACTCGCTCAATCCCGGCGCCAATGTGACGCAGCCCTCCCAGCTCGAAGGGCTCAAGTTCGGCTCGTCCTCGGCCTCGTTCCTGCCCCAGATCTGGCGCGCCATCATGAACATGAACGGCCTTGACGCCTCCAAGCTCGAGATCGTCAACGTCGACGCTTCGGCCCGCGTGCCCATGCTCGCCGCCGGCCAGATCGAAGGCGTCGACCAGTTCCTGATGTCCGGCCCCGCCATCAAGCGCGCCGCTCCCGACAAGGAGCCGGTGTGCCTCTTCGCCCCTGACCTCGGCCTCGACATCTACTCGAACTCGATCGGCGTGAACAAAACCTTCCTCGAGTCCAACCCCGACGCCGTCAAGGGCTTCGTCCGCGCCGCCATGAAGGGCTGGCAGTACACGATGGCCCACCGCGACGAGGCTCGCGACATCATGGTCAAGGCCGTGCCCTCGCTCGACCCCGGCATCGTCCGCGAGGAAATCGACCTCCTCGAAAAGATCGCCATCAACGACGACGTCAAGGCCAACGGCTTCGGCCACATCCTCCCCGAGAAGATGGCCGCCACGTTCGATTTCATGAACAACAACGTCGAGATCTACGGCGACAAGCTCAAGGCCGAAGACACCTACGTCCCGGGCTTCCTCCCCGAACCGGGCATCCTGCCGGAAGCCAACTAA
- a CDS encoding ABC transporter permease: MTDTISRIAYPLAGVVILIAIWSGAVHLLKVSPAVLPAPEAVLMAFVQWFPLLLKEGWVTLQETVLGFLLALVVGIPLAVAIANSRALNLMFYPLLVALQSVPKVALAPIVLVWLGTGLESKLAIVWLVAFFPIIIDTAAGLRSTPRELIELARSLKASHWQVFYKVQFPAALPFVLTGAKVAITLAVIGAVIGEFMGSSSGLGYLLLSATSQLNTPLAFAALFALSFLGLGVYAVIEVIELMLSRWLPPKPAGH; this comes from the coding sequence ATGACCGACACTATTTCGCGCATCGCCTATCCGCTGGCCGGCGTCGTCATCCTCATCGCCATCTGGTCGGGTGCCGTGCACCTGCTCAAGGTGTCGCCGGCCGTGCTGCCGGCGCCCGAAGCCGTGCTCATGGCTTTCGTGCAATGGTTCCCGCTTCTGCTCAAGGAAGGCTGGGTGACGCTCCAGGAAACCGTGCTGGGCTTCCTCCTGGCATTGGTCGTGGGCATTCCGCTTGCGGTTGCCATCGCCAATTCGCGCGCGCTCAACCTCATGTTCTACCCGCTGCTGGTCGCCCTGCAGTCGGTGCCCAAGGTGGCGCTGGCGCCGATCGTGCTGGTGTGGCTGGGCACGGGGCTGGAATCCAAGCTGGCCATCGTGTGGCTGGTGGCGTTCTTCCCCATCATCATCGATACGGCGGCGGGCCTGCGCTCGACCCCGCGCGAGCTGATCGAGCTGGCGCGGAGCCTGAAGGCCTCGCACTGGCAGGTGTTCTACAAGGTGCAGTTCCCGGCGGCGCTGCCGTTCGTGCTGACCGGCGCCAAGGTCGCGATCACGCTCGCCGTCATCGGCGCGGTGATCGGGGAATTCATGGGCTCATCGAGCGGGCTGGGGTATCTGCTGCTCTCGGCGACGTCCCAGCTCAACACGCCCCTGGCCTTCGCCGCCCTCTTCGCCCTCTCGTTCCTGGGCCTGGGCGTTTATGCGGTCATCGAAGTGATCGAGCTGATGCTCTCGCGCTGGCTACCACCCAAGCCCGCCGGCCATTAG
- a CDS encoding pyrroloquinoline quinone-dependent dehydrogenase, producing MTLRLTTLLAFTALSAMSLPAYAQDAATPAAPAARSYKPVTNDMILNPPPEEWISWRRTVDNQGYSPLDLINKDTVKNLELAWAWPMAADGQQESAPLVHDGMMFLSTNQNIIQALDAKTGDLIWEYRHVLPQLPSSWGYQLNQARRQKNSIALYDDKVIVATADAKLVALDAATGKVDWETQAFDTSKGYSYTVGPLIVNDKVISAISGCSIAGTAGGCFIAAHDAKTGKELWRFNTIDDPKNPEQEASWGDVPPENRWGGTPWTTGSYDPRTNTTFWGIGMPGPYSQLIRGSGEGAVLYTNNTVALDADTGERKWNFSHLPADNWDLDSPFERILVDEGEGDAAKHLLVTVPGKDGIAFALDRDTGKYLWSRETVYQNVVKSIDAEGKVTLNSDLVPTAVNQEVFVCTSVSGGKLWMAGAYSPRTQTYYVPLAEACNTVTPTVTEFTAGNAVGATKFGPRVLPPNITDGGVVEAINVADGSQKWRLNQRPTFTSSLLATGGGLVFGGDAGRFLMAMDEETGDVLWKTRLNAPIGGYPMTYEIDGEQYLAVPTGFSAQAGSSASMFPEIPVPSGSGNSLFVFKLRSDNAKTASN from the coding sequence ATGACACTGCGTCTAACCACCTTATTGGCGTTCACCGCACTGTCCGCGATGAGCCTGCCTGCCTATGCGCAGGACGCCGCTACGCCAGCCGCCCCCGCAGCACGCTCCTACAAGCCCGTCACCAACGACATGATCCTCAACCCACCCCCCGAGGAGTGGATCAGTTGGCGACGCACCGTCGACAACCAGGGCTATAGCCCGCTCGACCTGATCAACAAGGATACGGTCAAGAACCTCGAACTTGCCTGGGCCTGGCCGATGGCGGCCGACGGTCAGCAGGAATCGGCTCCCCTTGTCCATGACGGCATGATGTTCCTCTCCACCAACCAGAACATCATCCAGGCGCTCGACGCCAAGACCGGCGACCTCATCTGGGAATACCGCCACGTCCTGCCCCAGCTTCCCTCCTCCTGGGGCTATCAGCTCAACCAGGCGCGGCGCCAGAAGAACTCCATCGCCCTTTACGACGACAAGGTGATCGTGGCGACCGCCGACGCCAAGCTCGTCGCCCTCGACGCGGCGACCGGCAAGGTCGACTGGGAGACCCAGGCTTTCGATACCAGCAAGGGCTATAGCTATACCGTCGGGCCGCTGATCGTGAATGACAAGGTCATCTCGGCCATTTCGGGCTGCTCGATCGCCGGCACCGCCGGCGGCTGCTTCATCGCCGCCCATGACGCCAAGACCGGCAAGGAACTCTGGCGCTTCAACACGATCGATGACCCCAAGAACCCCGAGCAGGAAGCCTCCTGGGGCGACGTGCCGCCGGAAAACCGCTGGGGCGGCACGCCCTGGACCACCGGCTCCTATGATCCGCGCACCAACACCACCTTCTGGGGTATCGGCATGCCCGGCCCCTATTCCCAGCTGATCCGCGGCTCGGGCGAGGGTGCGGTGCTCTACACCAACAACACCGTGGCCCTCGATGCCGATACCGGCGAGCGCAAGTGGAACTTCTCGCACCTGCCGGCCGACAACTGGGACCTGGACAGCCCCTTCGAGCGCATCCTGGTCGATGAAGGCGAGGGCGACGCCGCCAAGCACCTTCTGGTCACGGTCCCCGGCAAGGACGGCATCGCCTTCGCGCTCGATCGCGATACTGGCAAGTATCTCTGGTCGCGCGAAACGGTCTACCAGAACGTGGTCAAGAGCATCGACGCCGAAGGCAAGGTCACCCTCAACAGCGACCTCGTCCCCACGGCGGTCAACCAGGAAGTGTTCGTGTGCACGTCCGTCTCGGGTGGCAAGCTCTGGATGGCCGGGGCCTACAGCCCGCGCACCCAGACCTATTACGTGCCGCTCGCTGAAGCCTGCAACACCGTGACCCCGACCGTGACCGAGTTCACCGCAGGTAACGCGGTGGGCGCCACCAAGTTCGGGCCGCGCGTGCTGCCGCCCAACATCACCGATGGCGGCGTGGTGGAGGCCATCAACGTGGCCGACGGCTCCCAGAAGTGGCGTCTCAACCAGCGCCCGACCTTCACCTCCTCGCTTCTGGCGACCGGTGGCGGGCTCGTCTTCGGCGGCGACGCCGGCCGCTTCCTGATGGCCATGGACGAGGAAACCGGAGACGTCCTCTGGAAGACCCGTCTCAACGCCCCGATCGGCGGCTATCCGATGACCTACGAGATCGACGGCGAACAATATCTCGCCGTGCCGACGGGCTTCTCCGCCCAGGCCGGCAGCTCGGCCTCGATGTTCCCGGAAATCCCGGTGCCGAGCGGTTCGGGCAACTCACTGTTCGTGTTCAAGCTGCGTTCGGACAACGCCAAGACCGCGAGCAACTGA
- a CDS encoding substrate-binding periplasmic protein — protein MSGPDDIDRPTGLQRVFGSRLWRDLLIVAVIVAPLSLVYLLPTDTSLAEVQRRGVLTACVPTSYPPLVMEGNDPGFDIRMLEEIARRLGVALQLNVNPAIGQDFNPRNWRVNRAQCEILGGGVVVSAQTRSFLETISTDVQTGWALVSRNGPDLPRGARVGIFPGTGGLDRVALSALMRQNGIAVSLLPSAAALEAAIASGAVDAGITESLGARGIARTHPDWTVAWLPAPSARYALGYGLWKGDLMLKRRLAAILGDLEREGFVSDLETQYGILPIETTAALGGEAKAP, from the coding sequence GTGTCCGGACCCGACGACATCGACCGACCGACGGGCCTCCAGCGCGTTTTTGGCTCGCGCCTCTGGCGCGACCTGTTGATCGTCGCCGTCATCGTCGCGCCGCTGAGCCTGGTCTACCTGTTGCCGACCGACACTTCGCTCGCCGAGGTCCAGCGTCGCGGCGTCCTGACCGCCTGCGTGCCCACGTCCTATCCGCCCCTCGTCATGGAAGGGAACGACCCGGGCTTCGATATCCGCATGCTCGAGGAAATAGCCAGGCGGCTCGGCGTTGCCCTGCAGCTCAACGTCAACCCCGCCATCGGGCAGGACTTCAACCCGCGCAACTGGCGCGTCAACCGCGCCCAGTGCGAAATCCTGGGCGGCGGCGTGGTCGTCTCCGCCCAGACGCGCTCGTTCCTCGAGACGATCAGCACCGACGTCCAGACCGGCTGGGCCCTGGTTTCCCGCAATGGTCCGGACCTGCCCAGAGGCGCCAGGGTCGGCATCTTCCCGGGCACCGGGGGGCTCGACCGCGTCGCCCTCTCCGCCCTCATGCGCCAGAACGGCATTGCCGTTTCCCTGCTGCCCTCCGCCGCCGCCCTCGAGGCCGCCATCGCCTCGGGCGCGGTCGACGCGGGAATCACCGAGAGCCTGGGCGCGCGCGGCATCGCCAGGACCCATCCCGACTGGACCGTCGCCTGGCTCCCGGCGCCCTCGGCGCGCTACGCCCTCGGCTACGGCTTGTGGAAAGGCGATCTCATGCTCAAGCGGCGCCTCGCCGCCATATTGGGCGACCTCGAGCGGGAGGGCTTCGTAAGCGACCTCGAGACGCAATATGGCATCCTGCCCATCGAGACGACCGCAGCGCTGGGCGGGGAGGCCAAGGCCCCATGA
- a CDS encoding cupin, whose amino-acid sequence MSETGMPEGTRLGTIGDEVVFENETIRVWKLELQPGEIQAWHQHDLPYLVVPLTDGDNVMRFADGRVKPTAEKPGEALWREPGMPHELENVGTARYANILVEFKSVVKPA is encoded by the coding sequence ATGTCCGAAACGGGAATGCCGGAAGGCACCAGGCTCGGTACGATCGGTGACGAAGTCGTCTTCGAGAACGAGACAATCCGCGTGTGGAAGCTGGAGCTGCAGCCGGGCGAGATCCAGGCCTGGCACCAGCACGACCTGCCCTACCTCGTCGTACCGCTGACAGATGGCGACAACGTCATGCGGTTCGCCGACGGGCGCGTGAAGCCGACGGCGGAAAAGCCGGGCGAAGCGCTCTGGCGCGAGCCGGGCATGCCGCACGAACTGGAGAATGTCGGGACGGCGCGCTACGCCAACATCCTGGTCGAGTTCAAGAGCGTGGTGAAACCCGCCTGA
- a CDS encoding ABC transporter ATP-binding protein has product MAFVEISNVRKVFSGGGREVVALDEANLSFGEGEFVALLGPSGCGKTTLLKIVSGLISKTSGSVTVAGQEVTGPYSDYGFVFQQPSLMPWRTVRENVLFPMEILKRKDAAAAKRADELLALTGLSSFANSRPHELSGGMQQRVSLCRALIHKPRLLLMDEPFGALDEFTRLEMNDLLLKVKDETKASVLFVTHSISEAIYLSDKVVVFSRRPARVHLEFNVALPGPRSQATRFTPEFTEAERRASEALGLLGAH; this is encoded by the coding sequence ATGGCCTTTGTTGAAATTTCAAACGTCCGGAAGGTCTTCAGCGGCGGCGGCCGCGAAGTCGTCGCTCTGGACGAAGCCAACCTTTCCTTCGGGGAAGGCGAGTTCGTGGCCCTGCTCGGGCCGAGCGGGTGCGGCAAGACGACCTTGCTCAAAATCGTCTCCGGACTGATCTCAAAGACCTCCGGTTCGGTCACGGTGGCGGGCCAGGAAGTGACCGGGCCCTATTCCGACTACGGGTTCGTCTTCCAGCAGCCGAGCCTGATGCCCTGGCGGACGGTGCGCGAAAACGTGCTCTTCCCCATGGAAATCCTCAAGCGCAAGGATGCCGCCGCTGCCAAGCGCGCCGACGAGCTGCTGGCGCTCACCGGGCTCTCCTCATTCGCCAATTCGCGCCCGCATGAACTGTCGGGCGGCATGCAGCAGCGCGTCTCGCTCTGCCGCGCCCTGATCCACAAGCCCAGGCTCCTGCTCATGGACGAGCCGTTCGGGGCGCTCGACGAATTCACCCGCCTCGAGATGAACGACCTCCTGCTCAAGGTGAAGGACGAGACCAAAGCCTCGGTGCTCTTCGTCACCCACTCGATTTCCGAGGCGATCTATCTTTCCGACAAGGTCGTGGTGTTCTCCCGCCGGCCGGCGCGGGTCCATCTCGAATTCAACGTGGCGCTGCCCGGACCGCGCAGCCAGGCCACCCGCTTCACCCCCGAATTCACGGAAGCCGAACGCCGCGCCAGCGAAGCGCTCGGGCTTCTGGGAGCGCACTGA
- a CDS encoding amidohydrolase family protein has protein sequence MTEGILLDVHAHLIPVVEDRLAAIEGVSWDGEAMIIDGHKVGMKPIFKPEAFAKWMDDNRVEHAFISAPPPLYRQHLRGAEARAWADYVNEGLLEIAERYPGKMSVLIHLPTEAPDVAAAIARDCTSEGHTLFAMPAGTGDERTLGMAEFEPLWAALDAAGAFVFFHPGECGDGRLKSFYLTNLLGNPYESAVALGHLIFAGVLERHPNIVPCFAHGGGLLPMVAGRFERGFDTARPGVDVSRAAPSKVIPGIYVDCICHSEAAAIHAEATFGGGHVVFGSDWPFPMGLVEPHTQLADYAPERRQNYFQTNPAALKARLNSKE, from the coding sequence ATGACCGAAGGTATTCTGCTGGACGTTCATGCGCATCTGATCCCCGTGGTGGAAGACCGGCTCGCGGCCATCGAGGGCGTGAGCTGGGATGGCGAGGCCATGATTATCGACGGGCACAAGGTGGGCATGAAGCCGATCTTCAAGCCCGAGGCGTTCGCCAAATGGATGGATGACAACCGGGTGGAGCATGCCTTCATCTCGGCGCCGCCTCCGCTCTATCGCCAGCACCTGCGGGGCGCTGAGGCACGGGCGTGGGCCGACTATGTGAACGAGGGCCTGCTCGAGATCGCCGAGCGCTATCCGGGTAAGATGAGCGTGCTCATCCATCTGCCGACCGAGGCTCCCGACGTGGCCGCCGCCATTGCCCGCGATTGCACGAGCGAGGGGCACACGCTCTTTGCCATGCCGGCCGGCACGGGGGACGAGCGCACGCTGGGCATGGCCGAGTTCGAGCCGCTCTGGGCCGCGCTCGACGCGGCGGGGGCCTTCGTCTTCTTCCATCCGGGGGAATGCGGGGACGGGCGGCTCAAGTCGTTCTACCTCACCAACCTCCTGGGCAATCCCTATGAAAGCGCGGTGGCGCTCGGTCACCTGATCTTTGCCGGCGTCCTCGAGCGCCATCCCAACATCGTGCCGTGCTTCGCCCATGGCGGGGGCCTGCTGCCGATGGTGGCGGGGCGGTTCGAGCGCGGATTCGACACGGCGCGGCCGGGGGTGGATGTCTCCAGGGCGGCGCCGTCCAAGGTCATCCCCGGCATCTATGTCGATTGCATCTGTCACAGCGAAGCCGCGGCTATCCATGCCGAGGCGACGTTCGGGGGCGGGCACGTGGTGTTCGGCTCGGACTGGCCCTTCCCCATGGGGCTGGTCGAGCCGCATACCCAGCTTGCCGACTACGCGCCGGAGCGCCGACAGAACTATTTCCAGACCAACCCGGCAGCGCTCAAGGCGCGCCTCAATTCCAAGGAGTGA
- a CDS encoding substrate-binding periplasmic protein — protein sequence MFKSLFLAALMTLGTVTGALAQGGGLPQELQHNTRRMQGDQITFCLDEQSVGAPFDHRVGEAIASALLLKAKFTRAPSGFGLDAQGYLDELQIVMANECDVLLGISLQPNFPYPEWASPTRAYAQVPFVLAVTDPSYNSLADIPKTRKLGTALGSIGEYAFITYNQQLPEADRWKRLPYADAKLMVKRLKDGTLGGIILWGPSLSRAVGGDPAKAGLRVIDTSPVAQSFVLVGALVSSRDTFLRSQIDDAIASLISDGSMQAMLDEFGYQGKPGPQ from the coding sequence ATGTTCAAATCCCTGTTCCTCGCCGCACTCATGACCCTCGGCACGGTCACCGGCGCCCTCGCGCAGGGCGGCGGCCTGCCTCAGGAACTGCAGCACAACACCCGGCGCATGCAGGGTGACCAGATCACCTTCTGCCTTGACGAACAGAGCGTGGGCGCGCCCTTCGATCACCGCGTGGGGGAAGCCATTGCCTCCGCGCTCCTCCTCAAGGCCAAGTTCACCCGCGCCCCGTCCGGCTTCGGGCTCGACGCCCAGGGCTATCTCGACGAACTCCAGATCGTGATGGCCAACGAATGCGACGTGCTGCTCGGCATCTCGCTCCAGCCCAACTTCCCCTACCCCGAATGGGCCTCGCCCACGCGGGCCTACGCCCAGGTGCCCTTCGTGCTGGCCGTGACCGACCCGAGCTACAACAGCCTCGCCGACATCCCCAAGACCAGGAAGCTTGGCACGGCGCTGGGCAGCATCGGGGAATACGCCTTCATCACCTACAACCAGCAATTGCCCGAGGCCGATCGCTGGAAGCGCCTGCCCTACGCGGACGCCAAGCTGATGGTCAAACGCCTCAAGGATGGCACGCTGGGCGGCATAATCCTCTGGGGGCCCTCGCTGAGCCGCGCCGTTGGCGGCGACCCGGCCAAGGCCGGGCTGCGCGTCATCGACACCTCCCCGGTCGCCCAGTCCTTCGTGCTGGTGGGCGCCCTCGTCTCCAGCCGCGACACTTTCCTGCGCTCCCAGATCGACGATGCGATCGCCTCGCTCATTTCCGATGGTTCCATGCAGGCCATGCTCGACGAATTCGGCTATCAGGGCAAACCTGGCCCACAATGA
- a CDS encoding VOC family protein has protein sequence MTITHRIRFNILAKDVEESVRFYQRIAGMIEVETHTWLRVLTLPGDTHFELGLIDEVSEFVPRAARGIAEGAYLTLLVDNVSAAVQAAFDEGVEIVEEPRGDAYLAHAVIRDPNGVVIELATPAAVNQRPPVETIA, from the coding sequence ATGACGATCACCCATCGCATCAGGTTCAACATTCTGGCCAAGGACGTCGAGGAGAGCGTGCGCTTCTACCAGCGCATCGCCGGCATGATCGAGGTCGAAACCCATACATGGCTACGGGTGCTGACCCTGCCCGGCGATACGCATTTCGAGCTCGGGCTCATCGACGAAGTGAGCGAGTTCGTGCCGCGTGCCGCCCGGGGCATCGCCGAAGGCGCCTATCTGACACTGCTGGTCGACAACGTTTCGGCGGCCGTGCAGGCAGCCTTTGACGAAGGCGTCGAGATCGTCGAGGAACCGCGGGGCGATGCCTATCTCGCCCACGCGGTCATCCGCGATCCCAATGGCGTGGTCATCGAACTGGCAACGCCCGCCGCCGTCAACCAGCGGCCCCCGGTCGAAACGATCGCCTAA
- a CDS encoding calcium:proton antiporter produces MAKAFSLTDLRQEWPSLAAAVVGLVAFTFEHQLLEAGHFVSLLVAAVLIVTIVMASVRVAHHAEVLAAKVGDPYGTMILTLSAVAVEVLVLGILMLNVASPTLVRDTIYSAVMLDMNGILGLAALIGGARFGEQPYNDDSGRTYVVMILTAMAISMIVPEFIPDEKWHYYSIFTIFAMGALYVLFLRQQVGVHSYFFSYSYPKSRGGESEHGDSPTAPSVALLIGGVVLIGLLAEVMSGFFNRGLEGSGAPPALAAVVVASISAAPEILTALRAALANRMQAVINIALGASLSTVILTVPVMEAIALFSGQPFVMAMTPVQTTMVLVTLIVAAINLSDGETNAIEGMTHFVLFATFVMLTFLGL; encoded by the coding sequence ATGGCCAAGGCGTTTTCGCTGACCGATCTACGCCAGGAATGGCCTTCCCTTGCCGCTGCCGTCGTCGGACTGGTGGCATTCACCTTCGAGCACCAGCTTCTTGAAGCCGGTCATTTCGTCTCGCTGCTCGTCGCCGCCGTGCTCATCGTCACCATCGTGATGGCCTCGGTGCGCGTCGCCCACCATGCCGAGGTCCTCGCCGCCAAGGTCGGCGACCCCTACGGCACTATGATCCTGACGCTCTCGGCCGTGGCCGTCGAGGTGCTGGTCCTGGGCATCCTCATGCTCAACGTCGCTTCGCCCACGCTGGTGCGCGACACCATCTATTCGGCCGTGATGCTCGATATGAACGGCATCCTCGGCCTTGCCGCCCTCATCGGCGGGGCGCGTTTCGGCGAACAGCCCTACAACGACGATTCCGGGCGCACCTATGTGGTGATGATCCTCACCGCCATGGCCATTTCCATGATCGTCCCCGAGTTCATCCCGGACGAGAAGTGGCACTATTATTCCATCTTCACCATCTTCGCGATGGGCGCCCTCTACGTCCTCTTCCTGCGCCAGCAGGTGGGGGTGCATTCCTATTTCTTCAGCTACAGCTACCCCAAGTCGCGTGGCGGCGAGAGCGAGCATGGCGACAGTCCGACCGCGCCTTCGGTCGCACTGCTGATCGGCGGCGTCGTCCTGATCGGCCTCCTCGCCGAGGTGATGTCGGGCTTCTTCAACCGGGGGCTCGAGGGTTCGGGCGCTCCGCCGGCCCTGGCCGCCGTCGTCGTCGCCTCCATCTCGGCAGCCCCTGAAATCCTCACGGCCCTGCGCGCCGCTCTCGCCAACCGCATGCAGGCCGTGATCAACATCGCACTGGGCGCGTCCCTCTCCACCGTCATCCTCACCGTGCCGGTCATGGAAGCCATCGCGCTCTTTTCCGGCCAGCCTTTCGTCATGGCCATGACCCCGGTCCAGACCACCATGGTGCTGGTGACACTCATCGTGGCCGCCATCAATCTCTCCGACGGGGAGACCAACGCCATCGAAGGCATGACGCACTTCGTGCTTTTCGCCACCTTCGTGATGCTGACCTTCCTGGGCCTTTAG
- a CDS encoding DUF2934 domain-containing protein, whose amino-acid sequence MANDKDSDESVWHDAAFEQAVRDTAYFLWEQDGRPAGREKEYWFRAMEQHLRARQNEKELRDGME is encoded by the coding sequence ATGGCAAACGACAAGGACAGTGACGAATCCGTCTGGCATGACGCCGCATTCGAGCAGGCGGTGCGCGACACCGCATACTTTCTATGGGAACAGGACGGTCGCCCGGCCGGCCGGGAGAAGGAATATTGGTTCCGGGCCATGGAGCAGCACCTGCGCGCTCGCCAGAACGAGAAGGAACTACGCGACGGCATGGAATAG